ATCGAGTCCAGAGTCGTGGAATACCGGAGCGGCGCGAGGATATGCCGCGAAAGCTCTTGACGGGCAGACCTGTCGCTATCTTTTTGGGGTGTTGGGAGGGGCGTTGTCGGCGGTTGACTAGAGCTTGCTTGTGTTGTGAGCAGCCCCACCCAATTGCCCGCTGGCGAAGCGTCCGTGCGTTTTCTTCTGTCATTTGCGCCTACTTACATCAGCCCAGAGAGGAAAACTAGCCCCAGCTCAGCATCACTCTTGTATGCATTTCTGGGGCTTGAATTGTTGAGTTCCGATCGTAAAGCATAAAACACAAACAGCCCCTAGCTAATTGCTAGGGGCTGTTCTGAGTCTTACGCTCGGGGGAGAGTCGTAAGCGAAATACTGTGGCGAATATCTTCAGTGTGCCCTCGCCTGCCCCGAAGCGATCACGCAGCGCAGTAGTTAGCTATCAGCCATAAGAGCGTCTGCAAGCGATCGCTCGTGCCGTCGCCAAGCAAGTTGTTAGTTAGGTGCGTTAGCGGTGATATCGCAACCCCAAATCATCGTGATCGACGGCCCAGCATTGCCATAGTCGAAGACATTAGACACCGCCTGCCATCCCAGTCTTTCATAGAATCCCCTGGCACTAACCCTCGAATAGCACCAGATCGTCTGAAGTTGGCTGTCGTTCTCTAGCGATGCGATCGCAAACCGAAGCAAGCCAGAGCCTATACCTTGGTTTCGCCAGTGTTTATCAGTCGCCATCGCCCGCAGTCTCCAGGCGGGTTGCTCTTGCCAGACTGAAGGGAGTAGCGATAGACAGCAAAGGTTTTGGCCTGTGTCGTCGAAGGCTCCATAGTGGCGACTGGCTTCGTCGCTGTCTTCGGGGAACATTACCTCAGTGATCGGGTGCCCTTTCCGCAGTATCCGGTGGCGGAGCTGCAGGATGCTGGCGACAGACGTGCGATGGTATGCGATTCCCCTCAATCATGGCTCCAGTCAAATTGAGATAGGATCTGAGTCACAGCTTCTCTTGTCTGACCTTGCCCCGAGACTATTAGGTCCGCGATTTCAGCCCCTTTCTCAACCTGAGATTGATGGGTCGGCATTACATTGCTATGCCACTCCTTAATGATGCTAGACTTCGCTCTCAGTTTTTCTTGCGAGTCCCTGATGACTCTCCGCTGCAGGCGCTCCTTCTCAGGGGTCTCAACATAAATACTGAAATCGAGTTGTCTTCTGATTTCAGAAACTGAAAAAACGAAGATGCCTTCAACAACGATAATTTCATAGGGTTGTACCCATTCCGTCTCAGTCTTCCTCCGGCTATGCACCTCGTCGTAGATCGGCAGTTCAGCAGCATGGCCAGATTGGAGGCTGTCCAAATGCGAGAGCATTAGCGCTGTATCGAGCGCATCTGGGGTATCGTAATTCCCGCAAGGCATGTGGAAATAATATCGATCATGACTGAGAAGTAGCGCCCGACCTTTTAGCCTTTCTACTAGAGCTTTTGCCAGTGTGGTCTTGCCCGACCCACTACCCCCACTGATACCAATGGTACGAGAGCTGATCATGTTGTTAGGGGGCTAGAGGTCGATCGCAAGTGCTCCTAATCGTCTTCAGTTATCTGAACAAGATGTATATGCTTGTAACCGAGCTTGATTTCAAACTCATCGCCAGTTTGTAGACCCATCTTCTCTGTATAGGAAGACCCGATCATTAGCTGCCCATTCTTGTGGACTTTCACCCGATAGGTTGCCTCTCGACCTCTACTATCGCCATTGGCATCACCGTCTAGAGAAATGCCCTTGGCTTCCAGGATGGCATTCATGAAACCACTTTGGTTCACTCGACCACCTATCTCATAGCCACATTCCTTTGCTTTTTCTCGCTTAGAGAGGTGGGATAAGGTTGTGAGCTTTTTGAGTAGTTCTTTCCCAACTAAGGGCTGAATGTCTTGCTTCTTTGCTGCTGTTTTCTTCGCCATCAATGCTGAATGCCCTTGATTGAATTGAGTAGAAATTGATTGTAAATCTAGCTGGCACTCCAGCTTAGAAAAATCCCTAATTTCCCCTAGGTCTAGCCTTGTTGACCTTGAGCGTTCGGCCCATCCATTCAGCTCCATCGAGTTCAGCGATCGCTTTTTCTTCTTCGCTATCTAAACCCATGTCTATGAACGCAAAACCTCTGGGCCGTCCGGTCTCACGGTCTGTTGGGACGTGGGCTTTTTTGACGGTGCCGTATTCAGCGAAGACTTCTTTGATATTGTCTTGGGTGGCGTCGTAGGAGAGGTTACCGATGTAAATCGTCATGGATGTTGATTGAAAAATACTTCAGTTTTCTAGGTTAAGACATTTGTAAGGTGTTGAGCAAATCGCTGCTGGGTATGGGATTGATGCTGCACTCAATGACTTTCTATTCACTGGCAATCTCCAAGCCGAACCAAAGATAGGTGATGTCCTTCTGTAGGAAAACATCATCAAAGGAAGCGACCACAACAGCTTGATCCTTCGGGTTGTAGTCATTAATTTCACTGATTAGCCCATCTTTGAAATCGCTGTTATCAATTGCTTCCTTGAAGTACTCCCAAGGCTTGTAATAGGCAACGGGTTGCCCCTTTGCAATGTGGAAGAGAATGGCCCCTTTGCCGTGTTCAGTATGACCAGAGGTTGCTAGCTTTTTAATGTAGCTTGGGTCCGATAGGTTTCCAAACCTTTCTTGAAGGATTACCCAGTCGTTTTTAAGCTCTTGCTGGGTAGAAGATCCCATCAGCCCTTCACTTTCTCCTTAAAAGATTTCCCTGCGCTGAACCCTGGTACCGTCGTCGCCTTGATCTTCATTACTTCTCCGGTTTTAGGATTACGCCCGTCCCTAGCAGCGCGATCTCTTGGCTCGAAACTTCCGAAGCCCACCAGAGTAATCTTGTCTCCACCGGCTACAGTCTCGACGATGGTATCAACTGTCGCCGTCAATATTTCGTCAGCTTGCTTCTTGGTGACGCCAGATTTATCTGCGATCGCATCAACTAAATCACCTTTGTTCATTAGGACACCTCATTCATCGATATTGGATGCATTGTATGAGTATTGAGAGGTTCTGGGTAGTGGCCCCAGCGTTGCCTTCCTAAGCCGCGTTGTACATTTGAGTCAGCCGTTTCATTGCTTGATGATAAATTTGCCGTGTTCTTTCACGGGTGATCTCTAGCTGCTCACTAATGGCTTGAAAAGACTTTGCTTCGCCATCGTCAAGACCAAAGCGCTGGCTGATAATGTGCTGCTGCCGTTCACTGAGAATCCCGAGCATCGCTCTAATCGATTCCTTGGTTGAAGCAAGTTCTAGCACTTCAGCAGGATTATCATCACCCTTGATGAGGTCCATCAGTCGGTTTTTCTCGCGTCTTTTATCTCCCACCTCCATATCCAGGGATGCTGGAGTTTGCAGATGCTGCAGCATGTTCCTGAATTGTTCAATCGAAAGGTCCATCGCCTCCGCTAGCTCAGAGTTCGTTGGCATTCGTCCCGTCTGCTTCATCAGAGTCCGCTGCGTTTTCTGGAGTCGATTGTATCGTTCATAGATTTGGCTGGGTAGTCGGATGGTCCTCGACTGTAACTGAACGGCACGGGTCATTGACTGTCGGATCCACCAATAGGCGTAGGTACTGAACCTACACCCTTGGGCGAGATCATATTTCTCGGCAGCGGTGCTTAATCCAAAACTGCCCTCTTGAATCAGATCCAGCAGCGGCACACCCCGGTTTTGATACTTCTTAGCGATTGCCACGACCAGCCTAAGATTAGCCTGAATCATCTGCTGTTTGGCCTTGGCATCCCCCGTCTTAATTCGTTGGGCCAGCTCAATTTCTTGCTCAGCAGAGAGGAGCGGAATGCGACCGATTTCCTTAAGATACTGCCCGAGGCTGTCATTTTCCATCAATCTCCCCCATCACCACTGGTCAAAGGTTTATCGTGGAAGCTCATGCGAGACAAGTCTTATAGACATAACTTAAGATTGCCAAGCGTCAGACTCAGGCTAATTTTTTCAATTTAAACGCAGACGTTGAGGAAAGAATTGAGATTGCCAGCGTAAAGGTATCAAACCATCAAAGGCTCTGCTGTTGAATGGTGACTATCAGCTACATCGCGGATGAGCAGTAGATGAGACTGAATATACCGCCTGAGCATGTCTCGATCATCATGGTTCAGGAACTGTCGCTTCTCCACTTGAGCGCACAACCACTCCGCAAGATGGCGATCGTCAAATTGCAACAGATCTCCAGCGGGCGAGACCTCAATAATGCACCAGAAGGTTTTTAGAAAGGAAGGTGACATATCATCCACTCCCGATATGGAATGACGAGTAAAGCGGTATTAAGCTGAATGAATTTATATTTTCTTTAGATTTGCTTCTGTCTCATGCTACACCCAGCAAACTGCTGAATATTGGCTCTTCATCTTTTGTATCAGAAGCAGCAATGAGCAATCTGTATTAGGTAGTACTCCCCGCTCAGCGTATCGGTAGTCTTGCTGTTGTCTGGCGGGAGGATTGCGAGGGCTTTCAGTTGTATTCATGGGCGTTGCGATCGCCCTTGTCATCGCAATTGTTTGAGACTAGAGAGTACTGCTGTGAGGCTGCTGTGGAGCTAGGGCAGCGGTTTGATATCGATAGTGTGCTGAGGTTGCAGCCGTTTGGTTCTCTAGAGAAGATCGAAGAGATAATCCTGGTCCACATACATCGAGAGCAAGTTGAATCGATACAGCCATCCGTTTAACCCTTGCTTCTTTTATTCACCCTTCCTCATTGTCAAAACACTCCTCAAACAGGTCGATCATTATCTGATTGACTTCAGCTTCCTCTCCTTCCATGTTGTCTTTTTCAGCGATTATCATGTCATAGAAATCTCTAAGCGGCCCTTCATACCTTTGTTTCTGAGCAGAGGACAAATAAGGCATGAATATTGGATATAGCGTTAGTATCTCCATGAGCCAGCCGAATAGCCCTTGAGACTCCACATCAGGATTGTTGTTCTGTCTAATTGAGTCGAGTTCAGCATAGAAAGCATCCATGACGCCCCCGAGCAGTTGTTGCTGAACGTTTGGGCGGTAGGGTTCGAGATATCCCTCCATCCAGCTCTTGATCTGTTCATTGAATATCTGTTGCTGTTCCTGATCGAGATTAGTACTCTCGCCAGCACTCTCTTTCCATTTAGCAAGCTGTTGTGCCCAAGCTTCATCGAATTTTAGTAGGTGTTCGTCAAACTGACGGCTGCCCGGTACTAGCACCGGAGGAACATTACCATAGGTCGCCCCTAACGCCTTCTTCCGTCGTTTTGCCTCTCCCATCAAATCCTCCTATCGACAGAGCTGGGTCACTGCTTTCTCCATTAACTATTTCAGAAGGAACGCCCCTCTACAATTGAATCATCAGTCATCTAACAATACTTGGTGAGCCAACCTCGCTATACCCCAACTCCCCAGCCGCCCTTAGAAGACCTCGAAGGTGTTGTCGAACGGCTCACCTTTCATTCTGAAGAAACAGGCTATACCGTCGCTCGGCTCAAAGTTCCTAAAGCCCATGACTTGGTGACCATTGTGGGGGAATTTGCCCACATCCAGCCCGGACAAACCCTACAGCTTTCCGGTATCTGGCGAGACCATCCCCAGTACGGCGACCAGTTTCAAGTTAAACAATACCGAGAAACCAAACCTGCCACCCTCACCGGCATTGAGAAATACCTGGGCAGTGGCCTCATCAAAGGCGTCGGCCCCGTCACTGCAAAACGAATCGTGGCCCACTTTGGCCTAGAGACTCTTGAGATCATTGAGCATCACATTGACCGTCTGATTGAAGTCCCCGGCATTGCTAAAAAGCGGGTGCAGATGATCCAGACGGCTTGGAGCACTCAGAAAGCGATCAAAGACGTGATGTTGTTTCTCCAGGGCCACGGCGTCTCCACCACCTACGCTGTCAAAATCTATAAAGTTTATGGCGACCAAGCGATCCGCATCGTTGAGTATAACCCTTACCAACTGGCCCAAGATGTCTACGGGATTGGTTTTGTCATAGCCGATCAGATTGCCCGAAACTTAGGGATTGCCCCCGACTCCGACTTTCGCTATCGAGCAGGTACCCTGCATGTCCTGAGTGAAGCCTCAGACGAAGGCCATTGCTATCTCCCTAAAACCGAGTTAGTGAACCGAGTCGTCAAGCGCCTTCAAATCGAGGATCACATCCCCAACGCAGCCCAGGTGACCACCATCATTGATCAGATG
Above is a window of Acaryochloris thomasi RCC1774 DNA encoding:
- a CDS encoding GNAT family N-acetyltransferase, which codes for MRGIAYHRTSVASILQLRHRILRKGHPITEVMFPEDSDEASRHYGAFDDTGQNLCCLSLLPSVWQEQPAWRLRAMATDKHWRNQGIGSGLLRFAIASLENDSQLQTIWCYSRVSARGFYERLGWQAVSNVFDYGNAGPSITMIWGCDITANAPN
- a CDS encoding uridine kinase family protein — its product is MISSRTIGISGGSGSGKTTLAKALVERLKGRALLLSHDRYYFHMPCGNYDTPDALDTALMLSHLDSLQSGHAAELPIYDEVHSRRKTETEWVQPYEIIVVEGIFVFSVSEIRRQLDFSIYVETPEKERLQRRVIRDSQEKLRAKSSIIKEWHSNVMPTHQSQVEKGAEIADLIVSGQGQTREAVTQILSQFDWSHD
- a CDS encoding AbrB family transcriptional regulator encodes the protein MAKKTAAKKQDIQPLVGKELLKKLTTLSHLSKREKAKECGYEIGGRVNQSGFMNAILEAKGISLDGDANGDSRGREATYRVKVHKNGQLMIGSSYTEKMGLQTGDEFEIKLGYKHIHLVQITEDD
- a CDS encoding RNA recognition motif domain-containing protein, with translation MTIYIGNLSYDATQDNIKEVFAEYGTVKKAHVPTDRETGRPRGFAFIDMGLDSEEEKAIAELDGAEWMGRTLKVNKARPRGN
- a CDS encoding HU family DNA-binding protein; this encodes MNKGDLVDAIADKSGVTKKQADEILTATVDTIVETVAGGDKITLVGFGSFEPRDRAARDGRNPKTGEVMKIKATTVPGFSAGKSFKEKVKG
- a CDS encoding sigma-70 family RNA polymerase sigma factor, encoding MENDSLGQYLKEIGRIPLLSAEQEIELAQRIKTGDAKAKQQMIQANLRLVVAIAKKYQNRGVPLLDLIQEGSFGLSTAAEKYDLAQGCRFSTYAYWWIRQSMTRAVQLQSRTIRLPSQIYERYNRLQKTQRTLMKQTGRMPTNSELAEAMDLSIEQFRNMLQHLQTPASLDMEVGDKRREKNRLMDLIKGDDNPAEVLELASTKESIRAMLGILSERQQHIISQRFGLDDGEAKSFQAISEQLEITRERTRQIYHQAMKRLTQMYNAA